A stretch of the Odontesthes bonariensis isolate fOdoBon6 chromosome 5, fOdoBon6.hap1, whole genome shotgun sequence genome encodes the following:
- the tmem107l gene encoding transmembrane protein 107 like isoform X2 — translation MSAVSSLVPARFLTITAHLVIVITIFWSRENNVKASLPLVFTQEQFDTEDRKLVVALAVTLGLFAIELAGFFSGVSMFNCSQGLLSLAVHCSASVSLSFFVFEKWECWTYWVIFATCSVLPAFVEVLLFIAVFGLKKKPL, via the exons ATGTCAGCCGTAAGTAGTCTCGTCCCTGCACGGTTTCTCACCATCACAGCTCACCTTGTCATCGTCATCACCATATTTTGGTCGAGG GAAAATAACGTGAAGGCGAGTTTACCTTTGGTTTTCACGCAGGAGCAGTTTGACACTGAAGACAGAAA GTTGGTGGTGGCATTGGCAGTCACCCTCGGTCTGTTTGCTATAGAGCTGGCTGGTTTCTTTTCAGGAGTGTCCATGTTCAACTGCAGCCAGGGTCTCCTGT CATTGGCTGTCCACTGCAGCGCATCTGTGTCCTTGTCTTTCTTTGTGTTTgagaagtgggaatgttggacTTACTGGGTGATATTTGCCACCTGCAG TGTCCTGCCTGCCTTTGTGGAGGTTCTTCTGTTTATAGCGGTTTTTGGACTGAAGAAGAAGCCACTATAA
- the tmem107l gene encoding transmembrane protein 107 like isoform X3, giving the protein MSAVSSLVPARFLTITAHLVIVITIFWSRENNVKASLPLVFTQEQFDTEDRKLVVALAVTLGLFAIELAGFFSGVSMFNCSQGLLSTGVHASASVALLFFLFEQWECDIYWGILAICSVLPAFVEVLLFIAVFGLKKKPL; this is encoded by the exons ATGTCAGCCGTAAGTAGTCTCGTCCCTGCACGGTTTCTCACCATCACAGCTCACCTTGTCATCGTCATCACCATATTTTGGTCGAGG GAAAATAACGTGAAGGCGAGTTTACCTTTGGTTTTCACGCAGGAGCAGTTTGACACTGAAGACAGAAA GTTGGTGGTGGCATTGGCAGTCACCCTCGGTCTGTTTGCTATAGAGCTGGCTGGTTTCTTTTCAGGAGTGTCCATGTTCAACTGCAGCCAGGGTCTCCTGT CAACAGGAGTCCATGCCAGTGCCTCTGTGgctctgcttttctttctctttgagcAGTGGGAGTGTGACATCTACTGGGGGATCCTTGCCATTTGCAG TGTCCTGCCTGCCTTTGTGGAGGTTCTTCTGTTTATAGCGGTTTTTGGACTGAAGAAGAAGCCACTATAA
- the tmem107l gene encoding transmembrane protein 107 like isoform X1 yields the protein MSAVSSLVPARFLTITAHLVIVITIFWSRENNVKASLPLVFTQEQFDTEDRKLVVALAVTLGLFAIELAGFFSGVSMFNCSQGLLSTGVHASASVALLFFLFEQWECDIYWGILAICRLVYTCVIICVLGCTLRKLFFFPNRCFPQHWLSTAAHLCPCLSLCLRSGNVGLTG from the exons ATGTCAGCCGTAAGTAGTCTCGTCCCTGCACGGTTTCTCACCATCACAGCTCACCTTGTCATCGTCATCACCATATTTTGGTCGAGG GAAAATAACGTGAAGGCGAGTTTACCTTTGGTTTTCACGCAGGAGCAGTTTGACACTGAAGACAGAAA GTTGGTGGTGGCATTGGCAGTCACCCTCGGTCTGTTTGCTATAGAGCTGGCTGGTTTCTTTTCAGGAGTGTCCATGTTCAACTGCAGCCAGGGTCTCCTGT CAACAGGAGTCCATGCCAGTGCCTCTGTGgctctgcttttctttctctttgagcAGTGGGAGTGTGACATCTACTGGGGGATCCTTGCCATTTGCAGGTTAGTGTATACATGCGTGATAATCTGTGTGTTAGGGTGTACTTTGcggaagttgttttttttccctaacAGATGTTTTCCCCAGCATTGGCTGTCCACTGCAGCGCATCTGTGTCCTTGTCTTTCTTTGTGTTTgagaagtgggaatgttggacTTACTGGGTGA